Proteins encoded within one genomic window of Paramisgurnus dabryanus chromosome 13, PD_genome_1.1, whole genome shotgun sequence:
- the yrdc gene encoding threonylcarbamoyl-AMP synthase, translating to MFFFTLKRLNACFYSSLSESVVMCKELKSRILRLTDELTTHSHDMSEVLQSTVTALKSGLVAAVPTDTIYGLACMAQNSEAIRRVYDIKGRNGDKPLAICVGDVQDIYRFCKVSVKEELLTDLLPGPVTLVLERSAALNTDLNPFTKLIGVRIPDHSFMRRLCQMCGEPLALTSANISSHTSTVTVQEFQDLWPSLGVVVDGGPVGDKSRLGSTVVDLSVCGRYRIIRPGCALSATIKILEDKYGLLEDSNQ from the exons ATGTTTTTCTTTACGTTAAAACGTTTAAATGCGTGTTTTTACTCCTCGTTGAGTGAAAGTGTGGTCATGTGTAAAGAACTGAAGAGTCGAATCCTGCGACTGACAGATGAGCTGACGACACACAGTCACG ATATGTCAGAAGTGCTACAGTCTACAGTGACGGCTCTGAAGTCAGGTCTGGTCGCGGCGGTACCCACAGACACTATATACGGTCTGGCCTGCATGGCTCAAAACTCAGAGGCTATCCGGAGAGTTTATGATATCAAAGGCAGGAACGGAGACAAACCTTTAGCCATCTGTGTGGGAGACGTACAAGACATCTACAG ATTCTGTAAGGTCTCCGTGAAAGAAGAACTGCTTACAGATCTGCTGCCTGGTCCCGTTACACTTGTTCTGGAGAGATCTGCAGCACTCAACACTGATCTCAATCCTTTCACCAAG CTCATAGGGGTTCGTATTCCAGATCACTCTTTTATGAGACGCCTCTGTCAGATGTGCGGCGAGCCACTCGCTCTCACCAGTGCTAACATCAGCTCACACACCAGCACTGTTACTGTACAG GAGTTTCAGGATTTGTGGCCCAGTCTGGGAGTTGTGGTGGACGGTGGCCCAGTTGGAGACAAAAGTCGTTTGGGTTCTACAGTCGTGGATCTGTCTGTGTGTGGCAGATACCGAATAATCAGACCTGGCTG TGCACTCTCTGCTACCATTAAGATACTTGAGGACAAGTATGGATTGCTGGAGGACTCCAATCAATGA